Proteins from one Sporichthya brevicatena genomic window:
- a CDS encoding multicopper oxidase family protein: MRDALSITRRRALALGGAAASLAVGGVAWRQMGGSDHLQPAAVEAPLRQPALLDSRNGRLQATLTAAVGTELAGHATRGFSYNGTSPGPTLRVRPGDEIALRLVNQLPDMTNLHTHGLRVSPTGPSDNPFLEIASGTAFDYRIRVPADHPVGTFWYHPHHHGVSADQIFGGLAGALLVVPPGKPVDIDVAEDLVLLIGDTTLSGDGTPVGPSHDDRVIGREGKLLLVNGQARPTIAAQAGTWQRWRLINTCTSRVLDIGLPDRAVVQVALDGSLLPSSVEQEWVRLSPGNRVDVLVPASAAGRFPVLARGVDRGSHGSAKASTGTTTLAILDVAGSGAQAPRPQVPTASAPGLPRPTRQRVITMTMGRGMSSDIAFGFDDKLYDPQRIDQEVTAGTTEEWLLNNAGPLAHPFHLHVWPFQVVATSDNQPPGPVLQDVVLVPPWSWVRVRIRFDGHQGKTVYHCHIVDHSDAGMMGTIQVG; encoded by the coding sequence ATGCGGGACGCGTTGAGCATCACGCGACGCCGGGCGCTGGCTCTCGGAGGAGCGGCGGCGTCCCTCGCGGTCGGCGGTGTCGCGTGGCGGCAAATGGGTGGGTCGGACCACCTGCAGCCGGCGGCGGTCGAGGCGCCGTTGCGGCAGCCCGCCCTCCTCGACTCCCGGAACGGCCGGCTGCAGGCGACCCTCACCGCGGCCGTCGGCACGGAGCTGGCCGGACACGCCACCCGCGGCTTCAGCTACAACGGCACGTCGCCGGGACCCACCCTGCGCGTGCGGCCGGGTGACGAGATCGCGCTGCGGTTGGTCAATCAGCTGCCGGACATGACGAACCTGCACACCCACGGGCTGCGGGTGTCGCCGACGGGACCGTCGGACAACCCCTTCCTCGAGATCGCGTCGGGCACGGCGTTCGACTACCGCATCCGCGTCCCGGCGGACCATCCGGTCGGCACGTTCTGGTACCACCCCCACCACCACGGGGTCTCCGCCGACCAGATCTTCGGCGGCCTGGCCGGCGCGCTGCTGGTCGTCCCGCCGGGGAAGCCGGTGGACATCGACGTGGCTGAGGACCTGGTGCTGCTGATCGGCGACACCACGCTCTCCGGGGACGGGACGCCGGTCGGCCCCTCGCACGACGATCGGGTCATCGGGCGCGAGGGCAAGCTCCTCCTCGTCAACGGTCAGGCGCGTCCGACGATCGCGGCGCAGGCCGGCACCTGGCAGCGGTGGCGGCTGATCAACACCTGCACCTCACGGGTGCTCGACATCGGCCTGCCCGACCGCGCGGTGGTCCAGGTCGCCCTCGACGGCAGTCTGCTCCCGAGCTCGGTCGAGCAGGAGTGGGTCCGTCTGAGCCCGGGCAACCGCGTCGACGTCCTCGTGCCCGCGTCCGCGGCCGGCCGCTTCCCGGTCCTCGCCCGCGGCGTCGATCGGGGCAGCCACGGATCGGCGAAGGCGTCGACCGGCACGACCACGCTCGCGATCCTCGACGTCGCCGGCAGCGGGGCGCAGGCACCGCGACCGCAGGTGCCGACGGCGTCCGCTCCCGGCCTGCCGCGCCCGACCCGCCAGCGCGTCATCACGATGACGATGGGCCGCGGCATGTCCTCGGACATCGCCTTCGGTTTCGACGACAAGCTCTACGACCCGCAGCGGATCGACCAGGAGGTCACCGCCGGCACCACCGAGGAGTGGCTGCTGAACAACGCGGGGCCGCTCGCCCATCCGTTCCATCTCCACGTGTGGCCGTTCCAGGTCGTGGCGACCAGCGACAACCAGCCACCCGGCCCGGTGCTGCAGGACGTCGTCCTCGTCCCGCCGTGGAGCTGGGTCCGCGTCCGCATCCGGTTCGACGGCCACCAGGGCAAGACCGTCTACCACTGCCACATCGTCGACCACAGCGACGCCGGGATGATGGGCACGATCCAGGTCGGCTGA
- a CDS encoding aminoglycoside phosphotransferase family protein, translating into MDPRLEFVQMTAKVARSYAAERITKPHPATLRQVPPGPDSVTREWLTLALCDGVPGAEVTSFQFGERDDGATARCPLTVRYNRAGREAGLPEHLFTKSCPTFTTRMLSAAVNLNEVESAFYTHLRPELDIEAPHGYYTAYDPLTERGFFILEDIGKTRGAVFGTVMTRQLNRAQAESLIEVLATIHARYWNAPIRRRFGGWIRNSVEYIERLNATLPAKKRMAVGVERGRDVIPPEIYARRDEIHPALMRAMVLNVEGPQTLLHTDVHPSNWYVTRDGRMGLFDFACLTTGGWARDVAYALATHLPPEDRREWERDLVTLHGEHLVKAGIAPPSPDEAFAQYSRQMTHGMLMWLGTLGLSKLMPSPHPQDVMMETVRRVTTAALDLGTLDLLRD; encoded by the coding sequence ATGGACCCCCGCCTGGAGTTCGTCCAGATGACCGCGAAGGTCGCGCGCAGCTACGCGGCTGAGCGCATCACCAAGCCGCACCCGGCCACCCTCCGGCAGGTGCCGCCCGGGCCGGACTCCGTCACGCGTGAGTGGCTGACGCTGGCCCTGTGCGACGGCGTACCCGGCGCCGAGGTGACGTCCTTTCAGTTCGGTGAGCGGGACGACGGCGCGACTGCGCGCTGCCCGTTGACGGTGCGGTACAACCGCGCGGGGCGGGAGGCCGGGCTGCCGGAGCATCTGTTCACCAAGTCGTGCCCGACGTTCACGACCCGGATGCTCTCGGCCGCGGTCAACCTCAACGAGGTCGAGTCGGCGTTCTACACCCACCTGCGTCCGGAACTCGACATCGAGGCCCCGCACGGGTACTACACGGCTTACGACCCCCTGACCGAGCGTGGCTTCTTCATCCTCGAGGACATCGGCAAAACCCGGGGCGCCGTCTTCGGGACGGTGATGACCCGTCAGCTCAATCGTGCGCAGGCGGAGAGCCTCATCGAGGTCCTGGCGACGATCCACGCCCGGTACTGGAACGCGCCCATCCGCCGGCGCTTCGGGGGCTGGATCCGCAACTCCGTCGAGTACATCGAGCGACTGAACGCGACGCTGCCGGCGAAGAAGCGCATGGCCGTCGGGGTCGAGCGCGGTCGCGACGTCATTCCGCCGGAGATCTACGCCCGGCGCGACGAAATCCATCCGGCGCTGATGCGCGCGATGGTGCTCAACGTCGAGGGTCCGCAGACGTTGCTGCACACCGACGTCCACCCCAGCAACTGGTACGTGACCCGCGACGGGCGGATGGGGCTGTTCGACTTCGCCTGCCTGACGACGGGCGGATGGGCGCGCGACGTCGCGTACGCGCTGGCGACCCACCTCCCGCCGGAGGACCGCCGGGAGTGGGAGCGCGACCTGGTGACCCTGCACGGGGAGCACCTCGTGAAGGCGGGCATCGCGCCGCCTTCCCCGGACGAGGCCTTCGCGCAGTACAGCCGGCAGATGACCCACGGCATGTTGATGTGGCTCGGCACGCTCGGCCTCAGCAAGCTGATGCCGTCGCCGCATCCGCAAGACGTCATGATGGAGACGGTCCGCCGCGTCACGACCGCTGCGCTCGACCTCGGCACCCTCGACCTGCTCCGGGACTGA
- a CDS encoding ABC transporter substrate-binding protein has translation MNAALASPWKRRLGARHVLVAGLLAAVVPLSGCGTRMSSEAIAAADGSALAAQSAVGNGAPVAADLGAGPLGVPAAGSVEAAPVPGAPAAAAANTGPVAAPAPGTTAGGTKTGGTATGAATNATVPTGPNAPCRQSLAPIVLGQTGAFSGIIGSPMINVRTGIALWSRAVNAAGGVQCHPVQVIQMDDGADPARVSSNLSSLKSKGVVAMIAVNVPTTFSAAKRFAEQNKMPIIGGDLIETPWYSSPWFFPQGGGPLASYAGAIKQAALKANTKKVGLIYCVEAAICGTINQNFDAMAKLSGLEVVVRKVSSITSPDYTAECQALKAAGAEAIFVALEGSGDARFARSCLSLGYSPPTATSALSVNAEAAQDANFRKLGVFLGTPNAPYLAQDTAGTKAFQAAYNRFAAGSMLDQNLISGWAAGKLFEKAISHVADQARSGAVTTGLILEGLWRIKNEKLDGLSSPITFNKNAPPDPNDCYALLNLTTTGYSAPLGSKFECFKGLPKGF, from the coding sequence ATGAACGCCGCCCTCGCGAGCCCCTGGAAACGACGACTCGGCGCGCGCCATGTCCTGGTCGCCGGGCTGCTGGCCGCCGTCGTGCCGTTGTCCGGGTGCGGCACCCGTATGTCCTCCGAGGCCATCGCGGCCGCCGACGGATCGGCCCTCGCCGCACAGTCCGCGGTGGGGAACGGGGCGCCCGTCGCGGCGGACCTGGGTGCAGGTCCGCTGGGCGTGCCGGCGGCCGGCAGCGTCGAGGCGGCGCCGGTGCCGGGCGCTCCGGCCGCGGCCGCCGCCAACACCGGTCCCGTCGCCGCGCCGGCGCCGGGAACGACCGCCGGGGGGACGAAGACCGGCGGAACGGCTACGGGCGCGGCGACGAACGCCACCGTCCCCACGGGGCCGAACGCGCCGTGCCGGCAGTCCCTGGCGCCGATCGTGCTCGGTCAGACCGGTGCGTTCTCCGGGATCATCGGGTCGCCGATGATCAACGTGCGCACCGGTATCGCGCTGTGGTCGCGGGCCGTCAACGCCGCCGGGGGAGTGCAGTGCCACCCGGTGCAGGTGATTCAGATGGACGACGGCGCCGACCCGGCGCGTGTCAGCTCCAACCTCAGTTCGCTCAAGAGCAAGGGCGTCGTGGCGATGATCGCCGTGAACGTCCCGACGACCTTCTCGGCCGCCAAGCGTTTCGCCGAGCAGAACAAGATGCCGATCATCGGCGGGGACCTCATTGAGACGCCGTGGTACTCCAGCCCATGGTTCTTCCCGCAGGGCGGCGGTCCGCTGGCGTCCTACGCCGGCGCGATCAAGCAGGCGGCGCTGAAGGCCAACACCAAGAAGGTCGGCCTCATCTACTGCGTCGAGGCCGCGATCTGCGGAACCATCAACCAGAACTTCGACGCGATGGCCAAGCTCTCCGGGTTGGAGGTCGTCGTCCGCAAGGTCTCCTCGATCACCTCGCCGGACTACACCGCCGAGTGCCAGGCGCTCAAGGCCGCCGGCGCGGAGGCCATCTTCGTCGCGCTCGAAGGGTCGGGGGATGCGCGCTTCGCCCGCTCCTGCCTTTCGCTGGGCTACTCACCCCCGACGGCGACGTCCGCCCTGTCGGTGAACGCCGAGGCGGCGCAGGACGCGAATTTCCGCAAGCTGGGAGTCTTCCTCGGCACCCCGAACGCCCCGTACCTCGCGCAGGACACGGCGGGCACCAAGGCATTCCAGGCCGCGTACAACCGCTTCGCCGCGGGCTCGATGCTCGACCAGAACCTGATCAGCGGCTGGGCGGCCGGCAAGTTGTTCGAGAAGGCGATCTCGCACGTCGCCGACCAGGCCCGCAGCGGCGCGGTGACCACCGGCCTCATCCTCGAAGGCCTGTGGCGGATCAAGAACGAGAAGCTCGACGGGCTCTCCTCGCCGATCACGTTCAACAAGAACGCACCACCGGACCCGAACGACTGCTACGCCCTGCTCAACCTCACGACCACCGGCTACAGCGCTCCGCTGGGCAGCAAATTCGAGTGCTTCAAGGGCCTTCCGAAGGGATTCTGA